GCGCCATCTTCACCGACAATGGGGGTGGCAATATGAACCGAAAGGTTTCCGGAGCGGGAGACCTGGGTCTCGGAGACCATTGACTTCTGTTCGAACATCGGCACCCTGAAGTAATCGCGGTCGGAACGGTCGGCACCTCTTCTTTCCGGTTTGGAATGCCGGGAAATGACGGTGCCGTTATGGTCCATCACCATATGCCAGAGGAAAAACGGGCTGATGGTGGACACTTCCTGCAGGTAGGGGTCGAGAATGCTCCGGTCCATGGAACGGACTTTGGTTGTCCTGGCAACGGCCTCAAGATTGGCGGCGGCCTGGGCAAGGTTGTGGTTGAGCTTGCCGGCCACTGAAGAGGCATAGTTTCTGATGATGTGTGATTCCTGAATAAGGATGCTGTTTTTCAGGGTTGTATTCATCGAGGTGAAGAGTGCCAGTACGGAGCAGAGAAAGATGATCGACAGTCCGGTAAGGACCTTCCCCTGAATCGATCTGAAAAACTTTCCTGGCATACCCCCCCCTGGCTCGATTGAACTGGTTCAGAGAACTGAAGATTCCCGGTCGCTAAATGATCAAAAAAATTCTCTCAGCGAGGATCTGTGATCGGGAATCAAATGCAAACAGAAGATTTATACCATATACGATAATGTCAGGCAATTGACTCTCCAGGCGGAGCGGTATCCTAACTGGACGAAGGAATGTTTCCCGCCTTACGATAACTTCTGCAGGAGAATATCTCAATGACCGGAAGGGACAAAAACGAAGTCGGCAAGCTTGATGAACCAGGCGGCAGACTGTACCTGGATGATGTAGGAGATGGTGATGATCAGGGCTGCATCCGAACCGGTGCTGCCGAAGGTGTTCATGGCGATGGCCAGGGCGATCGAAAGATTGCGGATCACCGTGCCGTAGACCAGGGCGACCGCATCGTCCCGGGTAAAGAAGAAGCGGCCGATGAGGGTGCTGACTGAAAAATTCACCACGTAGAAGATCAGGAGCGGGGCAACGATGGCGGCGAGAATTTTCGGGTTGGCGGTGATGGTCGAGGCCTTCATCGCCAGGGCGACAAAAACTATGGCAAGGACGCCGATGGTTGAGAGGGCAGGGAACCTGGGAGCGACCTTTTCCTTGAATTCTGTCGGGGAGAATCGGGAAAGCAGCATTTTTCTGGTCAGGTAACCGGCAATCATCGGGATAAAAACTATATAGAGGATCTGTCTGCTCATCATCACCGGGTCGACATCAACCCTGGTGCCCATCAGCCACTGAATGTAGAGAGGGGCGGCCAAGGATCCCGCCAGCAGGCCGATCGCGGTAAGATTAAAAGCAGCGCCGGTGTTGCCTTTGGCGAACCCGGTCCAGGAGATGGTCATGCCGCTGCTCGGCAGCAGGGCCACCAGCAGGAGGCCGAGGGCCATGTAAGGGCGATCGGCGAGAAAAAAAGTGCCGAGCGCGTAAGCGAGAAAAGGGATGATCATAAAATTGATGATCAGGGCGCTGATCTGGATTCTGAAATTGCTGATCCCGTCCTTCAATCGCTTGAAATCAAGGGTCACCATCATCGGGTAGACCATCAGAAAGGTCAGGGGCAGGATCAGTTTCCGGAGGCTCCGGACGATTTCCGGATCCTGGCTGACCCCAAAGAGAAATCCCG
The window above is part of the Pseudomonadota bacterium genome. Proteins encoded here:
- a CDS encoding bile acid:sodium symporter; its protein translation is MWKLLAAVNKKLVIAIPVMMTAGFLFGVSQDPEIVRSLRKLILPLTFLMVYPMMVTLDFKRLKDGISNFRIQISALIINFMIIPFLAYALGTFFLADRPYMALGLLLVALLPSSGMTISWTGFAKGNTGAAFNLTAIGLLAGSLAAPLYIQWLMGTRVDVDPVMMSRQILYIVFIPMIAGYLTRKMLLSRFSPTEFKEKVAPRFPALSTIGVLAIVFVALAMKASTITANPKILAAIVAPLLIFYVVNFSVSTLIGRFFFTRDDAVALVYGTVIRNLSIALAIAMNTFGSTGSDAALIITISYIIQVQSAAWFIKLADFVFVPSGH